One part of the Candidatus Glassbacteria bacterium genome encodes these proteins:
- the trxA gene encoding thioredoxin produces the protein MAENKPQPVGDDSFDEKVTDSSGITVVDFWAPWCGPCLHMAPALDSFAAANDVKVAVYKVDVDENPKTAQKFEIRSIPTVIFFKDGQPADVSIGAVSESALQGKLDALLEG, from the coding sequence ATGGCCGAGAACAAACCTCAGCCGGTCGGTGATGACTCTTTTGATGAAAAGGTGACTGATTCCTCCGGGATTACGGTTGTCGATTTCTGGGCTCCGTGGTGCGGTCCGTGTCTGCACATGGCTCCGGCGCTCGATTCGTTCGCCGCCGCAAATGACGTTAAAGTAGCCGTTTACAAGGTCGATGTGGACGAAAACCCCAAGACGGCGCAGAAGTTCGAAATCAGAAGCATTCCCACGGTTATTTTCTTCAAGGATGGTCAGCCGGCCGACGTCTCGATTGGCGCTGTCAGCGAGTCCGCCTTGCAAGGTAAACTGGACGCCCTGCTCGAAGGCTGA
- a CDS encoding CDP-alcohol phosphatidyltransferase family protein, whose product MRFTPKLIIHWYIDLISPLIRFCIRHRVSPNLVTTIGFFFTVGAALAFAIDEVQWAGAILLFSGTFDIIDGKVARATGSSSKFGSFFDSTMDRLSDMIVYMGLLYLYLDSARIEMVWVIFAAIIGSLMVSYCRSKAEALGITCSVGLFQRPERVVYLGFGAILGHLMLYIVIWFLAIVSNLTMIQRIVHVYKAGHGIPLEDDN is encoded by the coding sequence ATGAGATTCACTCCTAAGCTGATTATACACTGGTACATCGACCTGATCAGCCCGCTGATTCGTTTCTGTATCCGCCACCGCGTATCGCCTAACCTGGTGACCACGATCGGGTTCTTCTTTACCGTGGGAGCAGCGCTGGCGTTTGCAATCGATGAGGTGCAGTGGGCCGGGGCTATCCTGCTTTTCAGCGGCACTTTCGATATCATTGACGGCAAGGTGGCCCGCGCCACTGGTTCGAGCAGCAAGTTCGGCTCGTTTTTCGACTCCACCATGGACCGCCTGTCGGATATGATAGTGTACATGGGCTTGCTGTACCTGTATCTGGACAGCGCCCGGATAGAGATGGTCTGGGTGATCTTCGCCGCGATTATCGGTTCGCTGATGGTCAGCTATTGCCGCTCGAAAGCCGAGGCCTTGGGGATCACCTGCAGCGTGGGCCTGTTCCAGCGCCCCGAGCGGGTAGTTTATCTCGGCTTCGGGGCGATCCTGGGACACCTGATGCTCTATATCGTGATCTGGTTTCTCGCCATCGTATCCAACCTGACCATGATCCAGCGGATAGTCCACGTGTACAAGGCCGGCCACGGCATCCCGCTGGAAGACGACAATTAG
- the tmk gene encoding dTMP kinase: protein MKRGIFITVEGGEGVGKSTQIGILGKKLKAKGYDVVETHDPGGTKIGGRIRSIVLEKEHKELSQETELLLFLAARAQLVQEIIIPNLAAGKIVISDRFYHSTYAYQGGARGIEFETVKALNEFAISGTRPDITFLLDLTPDLGFKRMEPKSNKERAILEEQVTLSLHLPSDNQRINIDRIEREGDKFHEEVRNSFLRLASIEPERIVVIDSARPKEEVASQIENRVLQLLDERSRQ from the coding sequence ATGAAAAGAGGCATTTTCATCACTGTCGAGGGTGGCGAGGGAGTAGGCAAGAGTACGCAGATCGGTATTTTGGGAAAAAAGCTAAAAGCAAAAGGATACGATGTAGTCGAGACTCACGACCCTGGCGGTACGAAAATCGGCGGGCGGATCAGAAGTATCGTTCTGGAGAAAGAGCACAAAGAGCTTTCGCAGGAAACTGAACTGTTGCTGTTCCTTGCGGCCAGGGCGCAGCTGGTGCAGGAAATAATTATTCCGAATCTGGCGGCGGGAAAAATTGTTATTTCGGACAGGTTCTACCACTCCACATACGCATACCAGGGTGGGGCAAGAGGGATCGAATTCGAGACAGTCAAAGCGCTCAATGAATTTGCCATAAGCGGTACCCGTCCAGATATCACTTTTCTGCTCGATTTGACCCCGGACTTGGGCTTTAAACGGATGGAGCCGAAAAGCAACAAGGAAAGGGCGATCCTCGAGGAGCAGGTAACTCTGTCGCTGCATCTGCCGAGTGACAATCAGCGCATAAATATTGACCGGATCGAACGGGAGGGAGATAAATTTCACGAAGAAGTCAGAAACTCTTTTCTCAGGTTAGCGTCTATCGAGCCTGAGCGGATTGTCGTGATCGATTCGGCCCGGCCCAAAGAAGAAGTCGCATCGCAAATCGAAAACCGCGTACTGCAACTGCTGGACGAAAGGTCCAGGCAATAA
- a CDS encoding GspE/PulE family protein — translation MSDSPLSVASSQVKSAADEKQVLNNLLKILVSKREITEKDLETVLEITIQKLVELVQAQAITIYTVGDDNLIHFTHAYFSEMLYKGDKKLKSAFQKKADHLRKLKLKRGQGIVGKVIETSETYISLDTQNDPNFFSGVDKETNFQTKSMITVPLITDEVIGAVQIINKNPPDGPEMFNEKDRQILEEVADYSAKIIQKVHKPEIKMTDTELAYYLSRLTDHEYFKIEDDFVPDDKLMNLVGEKNLKKFLILPIKKIGTQSVEIAISNPVDFERIDNFRWATKLEVAKIVVSAEARIKKVIDGLFKSEGSDIDEVAALVGSEYGTDDVESVQLDEDVDEESTPIVQLANRIIEDAYTRGASDIHVEPFEKEVLVRYREDGICRVALKLPPNSLRALISRLKIMSGLNIAERRLPQDGRIKFKEFTRTGIDIDLRVAVGPMVFGEKVVMRILDKTSTSVSLDKMGFSDYNLKIYEKMIKSPYGMILHVGPTGSGKTTTLYAALNMINDPAINIQTAEDPVEYQLFGINQMQMRREIGLTFSVALRCYLRQDPDVILVGEIRDLETAEIAIEASLTGHLLFSTLHTNDAPGTVTRFLDMGIQPFLVSSSLLVVCAQRLLRRLCPKCKQEYSPNDEELQMLDEYADGATLFKAKGCDACNGSGYKGRIGTHEILIMNDAIKELVLKSVSSDEIREAALANGMIPTFKDSLGKAAQGITSTEEVMRVVRA, via the coding sequence ATGAGCGACTCCCCTCTCTCTGTTGCCAGCAGCCAGGTGAAAAGCGCTGCGGATGAGAAGCAGGTATTGAATAACCTGCTGAAAATCCTGGTATCCAAGCGAGAGATAACCGAAAAGGATCTGGAAACTGTCCTAGAGATCACTATCCAGAAACTGGTGGAACTGGTCCAGGCCCAGGCGATTACGATTTACACGGTTGGCGACGACAACCTGATCCATTTTACGCATGCCTATTTCAGCGAGATGCTCTACAAGGGCGACAAAAAGCTGAAAAGCGCGTTCCAGAAAAAAGCCGACCACCTCCGCAAGCTCAAGCTGAAACGCGGTCAGGGTATCGTGGGCAAGGTGATCGAAACCTCCGAAACCTATATTTCGCTCGATACGCAGAACGACCCGAATTTCTTCAGCGGAGTTGACAAGGAAACTAATTTCCAGACCAAGAGCATGATCACCGTGCCGCTGATAACCGACGAGGTGATCGGCGCGGTGCAGATAATCAACAAGAACCCGCCCGATGGTCCCGAGATGTTCAACGAAAAGGACCGCCAGATTCTCGAGGAAGTCGCCGACTATTCGGCGAAAATCATCCAGAAAGTCCACAAGCCCGAAATCAAGATGACCGACACGGAGCTGGCCTACTACCTCAGCCGGCTCACCGATCACGAGTATTTCAAGATCGAGGACGATTTTGTGCCCGACGATAAGCTGATGAACCTCGTGGGCGAAAAGAACCTGAAAAAGTTCCTGATCCTCCCGATCAAGAAGATCGGTACGCAGTCGGTGGAGATCGCGATCAGCAACCCGGTGGATTTCGAGCGGATCGACAATTTCCGCTGGGCCACCAAGCTCGAAGTTGCTAAAATCGTGGTCAGCGCCGAGGCGCGGATCAAGAAGGTGATCGACGGGCTGTTCAAGAGCGAAGGCTCGGATATCGACGAGGTGGCCGCGCTGGTGGGCAGCGAGTACGGCACCGACGACGTGGAATCGGTTCAGCTCGACGAGGATGTCGATGAGGAAAGCACGCCGATCGTCCAGCTCGCCAACCGGATTATCGAGGACGCCTACACCCGCGGCGCCAGCGATATCCACGTGGAGCCGTTCGAGAAAGAGGTGCTGGTGCGCTACCGGGAGGACGGTATCTGCCGGGTGGCACTCAAACTGCCGCCCAACTCGCTCAGGGCGCTGATCAGCAGGCTCAAGATCATGTCCGGGCTGAATATCGCCGAGCGCCGGCTGCCCCAGGACGGCCGGATCAAGTTCAAGGAATTCACCCGCACCGGCATCGATATCGACCTTCGCGTGGCAGTGGGTCCGATGGTGTTCGGGGAAAAAGTGGTGATGCGCATCCTGGACAAGACCAGCACTTCGGTATCGCTGGACAAGATGGGATTCTCCGATTACAACCTCAAAATTTACGAAAAGATGATCAAGAGCCCATACGGCATGATCCTGCACGTGGGCCCCACCGGAAGCGGTAAAACCACCACTCTCTACGCCGCGCTGAACATGATCAACGATCCGGCGATCAATATCCAGACAGCCGAGGACCCGGTGGAGTACCAGCTGTTCGGGATCAACCAGATGCAGATGCGGCGGGAGATCGGCCTTACTTTCTCCGTGGCCCTGCGCTGTTACCTGCGGCAGGACCCCGACGTAATCCTCGTCGGTGAGATCCGCGACCTCGAAACCGCGGAAATCGCTATCGAGGCCTCGCTGACCGGCCACCTGCTGTTCAGCACCCTGCACACCAACGATGCGCCCGGCACGGTGACCCGTTTCCTCGATATGGGTATCCAGCCGTTCCTGGTTTCGAGTTCGCTGCTGGTGGTCTGCGCCCAGCGGCTGCTGCGCAGGCTGTGCCCCAAATGCAAGCAGGAGTACTCTCCCAATGACGAGGAGCTGCAGATGCTCGACGAGTACGCCGACGGGGCCACGCTGTTCAAGGCCAAGGGCTGCGACGCCTGTAACGGCAGCGGCTACAAGGGCAGGATCGGCACGCACGAGATCCTGATCATGAACGATGCGATCAAGGAACTGGTGCTCAAGAGCGTTTCCAGCGATGAAATCCGTGAAGCCGCGCTGGCAAACGGGATGATCCCGACCTTCAAGGACAGCCTGGGTAAAGCAGCACAGGGGATCACATCCACAGAGGAAGTCATGCGGGTGGTGCGGGCCTGA